From the genome of Sulfurovum xiamenensis:
AGTTGATGATCCTCATCATGATATATCCTTGTTGAACGTCTTAAATGATGTGTTTGTGATGTAAATCATAGTCATATAAATAAAAAATACTACAACTTCTTTAAAAATGCCGAAATAATAAAGATCATTGTTCCATTGACACGACCTTGTATATGGGTAGGATCACCTGGTACCATACGGATATTTTTCACAGTCGTTCCCTGCTTTGCTGTAAAACCTGCACCCTTTACCGGCAGGTCTTTGATAATGCTGACAGAATCACCCTCTTGTAGGATCGTACCATTGGCATCACGTGTAGGCTCTTGTTCTTCAGTGGCTAAACCTTCCTCTGCCCATGCACGTACATCATCTTCAAGATACATCATATCAAGCTGGTCCTGTGCACCAAGTTGTGTAAAGAGTCTGAATGCCATAACCTGTACTGCAGGCTCTGCACTCCACATACTGTCATGAAGGCAGTT
Proteins encoded in this window:
- a CDS encoding PhnA domain-containing protein, with product MSIDKALMDRSGGKCELCGSEEGLTAYVVSPKDEAIVICSTCAGSIEDPTKDEKHWNCLHDSMWSAEPAVQVMAFRLFTQLGAQDQLDMMYLEDDVRAWAEEGLATEEQEPTRDANGTILQEGDSVSIIKDLPVKGAGFTAKQGTTVKNIRMVPGDPTHIQGRVNGTMIFIISAFLKKL